The following proteins are co-located in the Enoplosus armatus isolate fEnoArm2 chromosome 10, fEnoArm2.hap1, whole genome shotgun sequence genome:
- the rack1 gene encoding small ribosomal subunit protein RACK1: MTEQMTVRGTLKGHSGWVTQIATTPQYPDMILSASRDKSIIMWKLTRDETNYGIPQRSLRGHSHFVSDVVISSDGQFALSGAWDSSLRLWDLTTGLTTRQFIGHTKDVMSVAFSADNRQIVSGSRDKTIKLWNTLGVCKYTIQDEGHSEWASCVRFSPNSSNPIIVSCGWDRMVKVWNLANCKLKTNHIGHSGFLNTVTVSPDGSLCASGGRDGQAMLWDLNEGKHLYTLDSGDTINALCFSPNRYWLCAATGPSIKIWDLEGKIIVDELRQEVISTNSKAEPPQCTSLAWSADGQTLFAGYTDNLIRVWQVTIGTR, translated from the exons ATGACCGAGCAGATGACAGTGAGGGGTACCCTCAAGGGCCACAGTGGATGGGTCACCCAGATCGCCACTACGCCCCAGTACCCCGACATGATTCTTTCGGCGTCCCGAG ataaGTCGATCATCATGTGGAAGCTGACCCGTGATGAAACCAACTATGGCATCCCCCAGCGCTCCTTGAGGGGTCACTCTCACTTTGTAAGTGATGTTGTCATCTCCTCAGATGGACAGTTTGCCCTGTCTGGTGCCTGGGACTCAAGCCTCCGCCTGTGGGACCTGACCAC TGGCCTCACCACCAGGCAGTTTATTGGACACACCAAGGATGTTATGAGCGTGGCCTTTTCTGCTGATAACCGCCAGATTGTGTCTGGCTCCCGAGACAAGACCATCAAGCTATGGAACACTCTTGGAGTCTGCAAGTACACCATCCAG GATGAGGGCCATTCAGAGTGGGCGTCTTGCGTGCGCTTCTCCCCCAACAGCAGCAACCCCATCATTGTCTCTTGCGGCTGGGACAGGATGGTCAAg GTGTGGAACCTGGCCAACTGCAAGCTGAAGACCAACCACATTGGTCACAGTGGCTTCCTGAACACAGTGACTGTGTCTCCTGATGGCTCCCTGTGTGCATCTGGTGGAAGG GACGGCCAGGCCATGCTGTGGGACCTGAATGAAGGCAAGCACCTCTACACCCTGGACAGTGGTGACACCATCAATGCCCTCTGCTTCAGCCCCAACCGTTACTGGCTGTGTGCCGCTACTGGCCCCAGTATCAAGATCTGG GATCTGGAGGGCAAGATCATTGTTGATGAGCTGAGACAAGAAGTGATCAGCACTAACAGCAAGGCTGAACCCCCACAGTGTACTTCCCTGGCATGGTCTGCTGATGGACAG ACCCTGTTTGCTGGCTACACTGACAACCTGATCAGAGTGTGGCAGGTCACCATTGGAACCC